One Glycine soja cultivar W05 chromosome 2, ASM419377v2, whole genome shotgun sequence genomic region harbors:
- the LOC114375041 gene encoding uncharacterized protein LOC114375041: protein MDRSWMNASRITEEYENGVEEFLLFAQSKAQPMWGKFVCPCVKCGNGRRQTIDDIRTHLICEGIIRSYTKWIWHGESLDTADMSQADDVTADSENPIEEMIRDLGQEGLEEAHAALYDNIEVDSKMPLYSGCISFTKLSAVLALVNLKARFGWSDKSFSELLMLLTNMLPPDNVLPKNHYQAKKILCPVGMQYEKIHACCNDCILYRDDFAELDYCPVCGVSRYRPTNGDSTVLVSNADRRPAKVCWYLPIIPRFKRLFANGEDAKNLIWHANTRKSDGLMRHPADSPQWKAIDRLYPEFGAEPRNLRLGLATDGMNLSWPVLLFIYNLPPWLCMKRKYVMLSIMIAGPRQPGNDIDVYLRPLIDDLQKLWDEGVDVWDANLQHAFKLRAMVFCTINDFPAYGNLSGYSVKGHHACPICEQNTSFRQLKHGKKTVYTRHRRFLKQYHPYRRLKKAFNGSQEHETAPNPLTGDEVYQWVKDVVNMFGKSQKKPSSTSNIWKKKSIFFDLPYWSDHHVRHCIDVMHVEKNVCDSLIGTLLNIKGKTKDGFKCRQDLVDMGIRQVLHPISKGNRTYLPPACYTMSTAEKRSFCECLRNIKVPQGYSSNIKSLVSVNELKLVGLKSHDCHVLMQQLLPVAIRGTLPEKVRVAISRLCFIFNAICAKVIDPKQLDALEDEVVVVLCQMEMFFPPSFFDIMVHLVVHLVKEIRCCGPTYFRWMYPVERYMKVLKGYTKNRHRPEASIVERYVAEECIEFASQYIDSLKPVGVPASRHDQPIAGKGTRGYNVVTMTRHDVSQAHLQTILADKSVSRRLTLLAIGPNLNVPTWKGYDINNYSFYTKSQDDKNSVQNSGVCVDADLEHFSSTSDNNPIRASMSYFGVIQEIWEVDYTSFRVPVFKCQWVNGTMGVFQDPLGFTLVDLSKVAYIDEPFIMAAQARQVFYVQDPCNSSLSVALQGRPSGMNYHNDESTLDIGQMSGFSKQLPSMNEADEVDDGHANRVDHDEGLWENIPTG from the exons atggatcgaagttggatgaacgcATCACGTATAACTGAAGAGTACGAGAATGGTGTTGAAGAGTTTTTGCTGTTTGCTCAAAGTAAAGCGCAACCTATGTGGGGAAAATTTGTTTGTCCATGTGTTAAGTGTGGAAATGGGAGGCGCCAAACAATTGATGACATAAGAACTCATCTTATTTGTGAGGGAATAATTCGTAGCTACACaaagtggatatggcatggggaaTCCCTCGATACAGCTGACATGTCACAGGCTGACGATGTTACTGCAGACAGCGAAAATCCTATAGAAGAAATGATTCGCGATCTTGGGCAAGAGGGGCTTGAAGAGGCACATGCAGCGTTGTATGACAACATAGAAGTTGATTCAAAAATGCCTTTGTATTCCGGCTGCATATCTTTCACAAAATTGTCAGCTGTGTTAGCTCTGGTTAACTTGAAGGCTcgatttgggtggagtgacaagagTTTTAGTGAGTTGCTGATGTTGTTGACAAACATGCTTCCTCCTGATAACGTCTTGCCAAAGAATCACTACCAAGCAAAGAAGATTTTATGTCCAGTTGGGATGCAGTACGaaaaaattcatgcatgttgTAATGACTGCATTTTGTACAGAGATGATTTTGCTGAACTAGATTACTGCCCTGTGTGTGGGGTTTCTCGGTACAGACCGACCAACGGAGATTCTACTGTACTAGTCTCAAACGCCGACCGCCGTCCAGCAAAGGTGTGTTGGTATCTcccaataataccaaggtttaagcggTTGTTTGCTAATGGGGAAGATGCAAAGAACCTTATATGGCATGCAAATACCAGAAAATCAGATGGATTGATGCGACATCCTGCAGATAGCCCACAATGGAAGGCAATTGATCGTCTGTATCCTGAATTTGGGGCCGAGCCTAGAAATTTAAGGCTTGGTCTTGCAACGGACGGAATGAacct CTCGTGGCCCGTTTTGCTGTTCATTTATAATCTCCCTccgtggttgtgcatgaagcgaaagtaTGTTATGCTGAGTATAATGATAGCTGGTCCAAGACAACCAGGTAATGATATTGACGTATATCTAAGACCGTTAATTGACGATTTGCAGAAATTGTGGGATGAAGGGGTTGATGTATGGGACGCAAATTTGCAGCATGCTTTCAAGTTGCGTGCAATGGTTTTTTGTACCATCAATGACTTTCCAGCCTACGGAAATTTAAGTGGATATAGTGTCAAAGGACATCACGCATGTCCTATATGTGAGCAGAATACTAGTTTCCGCCAACTtaaacatggaaagaagactGTGTATACTAGGCATCGAAGATTTCTCAAACAGTATCATCCGTATCGACGATTGAAGAAGGCATTCAATGGAAGTCAAGAACATGAAACCGCGCCAAATCCATTAACTGGCGATGAAGTATATCAGTGGGTCAAGGATGTCGTAAATATGTTCGGCAAGTCCCAAAAAAAACCATCATCCACTTCAAACATTTGGAAAAAGAAgtctattttctttgatcttccgtactggtccgATCATCATGTTAGGCATTGTATAGACGTCATGCATgtcgagaaaaatgtttgtgattctTTAATTGGGACCCTCCTAAACattaaaggcaagacaaaggatggtttcAAGTGTCGTCAAGACTTGGTTGACATGGGTATACGTCAAGTGTTGCATCCTATCTCAAAAGGTAACAGGACATATCTGCCCCCAGCCTGTTACACAATGTCAACAGCTGAAAAGAGAAGTTTTTGTGAATGCTTGCGTAAtatcaaagtcccacaaggctACTCTTCAAACATCAAGAGTCTTGTGTCTGTGAATGAGCTTAAGTTGGTTGGCTTGAAATCAcatgattgtcatgtgttaATGCAACAACTTTTGCCTGTTGCAATCCGCGGAACATTGCCTGAGAAGGTCCGTGTTGCAATCAGTCGcttgtgtttcatttttaatgctATATGTGCCAAGGTCATTGACCCAAAACAGTTGGATGCTTTGGAAGATGAGGTTGTCGTTGTCCTTTGTCAAATGGAGATGTTTTTccctccttcattttttgacattatgGTACACTTAGTTGTTCATCTGGTAAAGGAAATAAGGTGTTGTGGTCCTACGTATTTTAGATGGATGTATCCAGTTGAGCGGTACATGAAGGTCTTAAAGGGTTATACGAAGAATCGACATCGACCAGAGGCCTCAATAGTGGAAAGATACGTTGCTGAAGAATGCATTGAGTTTGCCTCACAGTACATTGACTCATTGAAACCTGTCGGTGTTCCTGCATCCCGGCATGACCAGCCAATAGCCGGCAAGGGTACTCGTGGATACAATGTTGTGacaatgactagacatgacgtGTCACAAgcacattt ACAAACAATACTTGCTGATAAAAGTGTTTCCAGACGACTGACATTGTTAGCCATTGGCCCAAATTTGAATGTCCCTACATGGAAGGGGTATGACATTAACAATTATTCATTCTACACAAAGTCCCAAGATGATAAAAATTCGGTACAAAACAGTGGGGTCTGTGTTGATGCTGATTTGGAGCACTTTTCCAGTACATCGGATAACAACCCCATTCGAGCATCCATGTCTTACTTTGGTGTCATTCAAGAAATTTGGGAGGTTGATTATACATCATTTAGAGTGCCTGTTTTTAAGTGTCAGTGGGTGAACGGGACAATGGGTGTGTTTCAAGATCCATTGGGATTTACTTTGGTAGACCTTAGTAAGGTGGCATATATAGACGAACCTTTCATTATGGCAGCACAAGCCAGACAAGTTTTCTATGTACAAGATCCATGTAATTCAAGTTTGTCTGTGGCTCTGCAAGGAAGACCAAGTGGAATGAATTACCATAATGATGAGTCAACCCTTGACATTGGTCAAATGTCtg